The segment AATCACTTACTCTCTTCAATATTTGTAACTAGAcaactttgatttttctcaatgCATTGATAAGATTCTTATAGAGTTTTCtagatatccttggctatctttgCACCTATAATTATTAAAAATACACTTTTATCTAGAATTTTTTGGATATGAAATAAGACTAGTCATCATCTTGATGCTCTAGCAATCAATCATTTCTATTGCATTCAAGAATGAGAAAAGAGTTAGTGTTTTGACATGAACAATTGTTAGAGAGTTCCCAACCACAAAATCTATGAACTAAACTTCTAACCTACTATAAcatcaaattaaaattttaaaataattctaTTATTCTGTTTAACCAATCTAAAAAAATAATATAAGAATAATAAAACAATAATATTACTTACAAAAATGATAATATCTTATAGTTAACACTAAAAATTGATCAAGCATATAGTACTTAAACTAACACTCTTTTTGtcttctcaaatatttgttgattaCAAACAATAAGAACAATAGCTTTACTTAGTTCCTAGCCCTAAAACATAAATACAAGGGGAAAACACTAAACAAATACTTATTCTTTGATGTATTTAGCATGAACTCAATTGCCCCTCATGCATTTAACATGGATCAATTGGAGCATGTTAACATATAGTTTAAACATAAAATTCTATTTAAAAAAATTGTTAAGAACATCCATCTAGGTAGGTAttaaaaaataaatgtaaaaatgAATAATTCTTTATTCTTTGTTAGAGCGTTGACTATTTTTTCTTTATAATCTTTTTCtgtaattaataaatttttacgtctattaatttaaaaaataaagtgTTTGAACTATAATTCTATGATGATGTACACTAACATCAGTTATCAACCAGGCTTTCAAGACCTCTAAATTCTACTCTGCTCCACAATAGTTTTGCTaatgaaaacatcaaaatccaacgaGGGGCCAACTATTCAACCATCAAAATGCATCGATGACCATACGGTTCCGTGCTATAATAATAAGATGACAAATTGTGACAGCAAAGAACACAACTTTCGCTATTAAACCACTAACATACATTTCTTGTTTTATATCCGTTGTTATTTGTTTTGCCCATATCACGGAACGCATGCATGTTCATTGTATTAACACCTCTGGAATCCAGAAAAAGGCACAACAGGAAACCATAACCTAATTCTATCAAACCTAACTCCTCAAATCAACGGTTTTTTACGGTAAGAGCCCCTTGTTTATTTGTGATACCCGCTGCTACTCTAAACAATGGTCCGTTGAGATGAACATTCCTCGCCGCCATGGCCAGATCTCTTTGATTATGACATTAATGCCTGCGATTTAACTTGGTAAATCCTTTCTCAGGTTGTTTGACCGTATGGCTGTCTTACCCATTTGCTATAAATATATGCaatctatatttggtaaaattgacTCTAGTTATGAAAATGGGTGCGCTCAAAATTTGTAGGGAAACAGTGTGGTCTAATTTGCCTGAACATTTGATGGAGAGAGTGTTGGAATGCCTTCCAGTGGACTGCTTCTTCCGTTTCAGAGCTGTTTGCAGGGGATTGAATGTTCTGTTTTCATCACAATATTTCAATTCCATAGCAAGAAATAGCCAGCCATTTCTAATTCTCTGCCCCTCCAACACCCAACTGCCCTTgctaatctattccttcttcaccCGCACTTGGCGAACCATTCCTTTATCTTTGCCCCATAATTGCCTCATCAATTTCAGAGGATCTTCTTCTGGGTTGCTCTTGGCAGACATTAGCGCCAATTTCTGGTTTGGCTATAATTCTCCAATGCTCTGTGTTTGCAATCCTCTTACCCAAACGTGCTCAACACTGCCAGAAACAGTTTCTGTGAGTAGAATTATGGCGAAGGCAATTTTACCAGTGGGGAACAAGAGGAATGAATATACAGTCATGGTGGTGGGCATGAGCAGCACTGGTAAAGTTTTAGTAGAAGCATATAATTCCACTACCAAAGCATGGAAAGTTGCAGGCAGTATTCGTGATGTGGTGATAAGAAATGAAAGCATGTTCTTCTGCAAGGGCTATCTGTTCTGTGTGACTGCCACTGAGGGCATAATGGCCTACAATGTTGAACAGGGGATCACCACAACTATGGCCATACCCAACGCAGATGTCCATAATTTGTGGACTCGGCTTGCTTGTTGTAAGTCTCGTGTGGTTCTGGTTCGGACAATCGAAGAAAATTACAGTTTGAAAGGCTTAATTATGTGGGAGTTAGTTTTTCATGAGATGGCGAAGGATTGTAAGTGGGAAGAGATTGAGAGAATGCCCTGTTCTGTCTGTGAGAAATTTAGAAGAAGCTCGAATTCAAATTGGTTTGAGTGCGTGGGAGTGGGAGATGAGATCTGTTTCAGAGCTAATGAGAGCATGGAGATACTTGTGTATGATTTGAGTACAAGCTCTTGGAATTGGTTGACCAAGTTTCCTACAGATTTGAGATATGTGAGCATGAGATGCCTTCCACTGGAAATTATGATCGGTACTGAATTCTCTTAAGTTTGGTTGTAATTATGCAGAGCATCAACTCTGaagaatcaaaactggtatggATATAAGGAGCCAAAGAATATATGGGACTAAGCGCAGCAAGGAGGGGGGTCGATATACTTGTGCAGGGTAAATTCTTAGAAATTTGCTCGTTGACTGCTTATTATTTTTCAGTTGAGAGTGCTGATCTCTATAGGCTTGAAGTCTGATAATTGTAATAATATAGTTGCTTGAAATACACTTCTTTCAATCTTTTAGATGCCGAGTTCTTTTGATGTGTAATGgcgttttttttaaatttattttgttcgAATATATTTTATGTAGAATTTTGTTAGAATTTATAAATTA is part of the Cryptomeria japonica chromosome 10, Sugi_1.0, whole genome shotgun sequence genome and harbors:
- the LOC131057539 gene encoding F-box/kelch-repeat protein At5g15710: MGALKICRETVWSNLPEHLMERVLECLPVDCFFRFRAVCRGLNVLFSSQYFNSIARNSQPFLILCPSNTQLPLLIYSFFTRTWRTIPLSLPHNCLINFRGSSSGLLLADISANFWFGYNSPMLCVCNPLTQTCSTLPETVSVSRIMAKAILPVGNKRNEYTVMVVGMSSTGKVLVEAYNSTTKAWKVAGSIRDVVIRNESMFFCKGYLFCVTATEGIMAYNVEQGITTTMAIPNADVHNLWTRLACCKSRVVLVRTIEENYSLKGLIMWELVFHEMAKDCKWEEIERMPCSVCEKFRRSSNSNWFECVGVGDEICFRANESMEILVYDLSTSSWNWLTKFPTDLRYVSMRCLPLEIMIGTEFS